A window of Poecilia reticulata strain Guanapo linkage group LG23, Guppy_female_1.0+MT, whole genome shotgun sequence genomic DNA:
TGTAATTGTGCCACgatgatggaaaatgttttactgaaagacATGATGGTGATGCTGATCAATCCTAAGTGCTAACTGGTCACAATCGTCTTTCCGTAGAATCGTTAAAGGTCAGTGAGTGATTGGTGGAGTAACCACTAACTCTTGATGCCAACAGTCAATCCGCCCTTTGAAGCAGATGTATAGGAGGTACAAATCGGCCATCTTTAAAGCAAGTTAATGGTAATTTTTCTGTGGTTGGAAGAAAGTTCAAATACTGGCCACCAAAATAATGCAAGATTGATTATCGCAATAACTGAGAATTTATTTTGCCGATAtcttaaaagagaaaatgcaggataaaaaagtaattagtgatgttttgtttcattctttaattttaatatattgagTATGGGCAACTTTTTAACTGGAAACAGCCATAAATTAAACTTAGCCAAATACAGCAATGGTTTTCAAAGagacttcaacatttttttagactaacaaaacaaattaaagccaGAACATTAAAAAACTATGCTCCTTCTGATTGAGAAAACTACTTTTCAGTTATTTGTTCTTTCCTTCTTggtttcattaaatatttcatgtttaatatCTAAGCAGgtaaaaagaacattaaagtttttaatgcTCTCTGAAGTACTTTCAGCATTGTCGTTTTGACCGAAGGTACTTGAAGTTTCACCAACACTGCTTAGAAAGACTTATCCCCTTTATTATCTAACATTTAATAAGTTGAAATTCATAAgtaataacacttttaatgcaaagtttcacGAAAAGTTGCATTAATAGTGTTAATTTTACATTAACAGtgtaatttaccaaatgacacttcatgacaatagtttgtaaacattcattaagactccttcatgttcatgacagatgttgtcatgtttatgacagtatcatgacagtcttatgtacaccccttcaaaataaaaggattaCCAAATTTATATATTACCAAGTTTTGAGTGTCCATAATCAGAACATCAATAATCTTCTACCTTTATGTAACAGGTGACTGTTTAGTTTCCTAAGCTGCCTTCTTTTTAAGAAGAGGAATGATTGCGAAAGGCGTCTTCTTTCACTCTGATACAACCAAGATAAACAGGAAATGTGCCATTTCTTGACTCTTACACATCATTCAGTCAAACATTCAggtaagacaaaaacaaagacgtACTTTAAAACCATTCACGGGGAAACGGCAGCTTCGTATTTGATCGTATGAATTTATATCCCGTCACTGGATGATGGCGTTACGTTGGGCGTTTATTATGAGGCGCCTGGCATTCAGAGGAAGTGTTGCAGCTGATGCCAGCTGCAACCGGCGCCAATCACAGCTGCAGTCTGTTAAATCTACAACTCCAATATGAACACGACGGCATACTGAAGGTTCTAAGATTTACTGCAAAAATTGGAGAAAGGGGGATGAAAGAAGTTTTGATGAAGGGGTGTGCAGCTATATTACGTTAATAGTGATACTAGACAATAACAGCAGTATGTTATAGGtacttttaaaaaggaaaactggTTAATGGGTGGTTCAGCTTTAGCCCAGTTAGTGAGCTTTTCCATTATACGGTCTGTTCCTTGCTATTGTGGGCGGTACGAGAGCGTGCAGAAAGCTGACCACAGCGGCTCTGAGTTTTCAGTGACTTAAATCATGAGCCAATCAACGAAAGTGACCAGCTGTCAAACTGTTTTGGTGCCGAACCCGGCTCGGTCCTGCAAGTGCTACCCCTTAAGAGGGTACGGAAATCTGAGAGCAGCCAGTCAGAGGCAAACCGGATTTGCTAATGGAATATGAATCTGTCCGATGCGGACCAGGACCGAACCGGTCTAGTGGAAAAGCGCCTTATGTGGCCCTCTTTGAGCATTCTAGCACAGCCTCCACACAACTGTGTTAAAGGGCCTTTTGTCTAACACGTTACCTCATCAGCACTCACTGTGGACCGTCTGACACGTCAACAAGCGTAGTGAAAGACACTGGGGAATTTCTGTTTGTAAATTCATTCAGGAATAGAGAAAATGTGGCACCAACCTTTTCCAAAAGGATCTTGACACAGTCACAGTGACCCTCAAAACAGGCACATATCAGTGGAGTCAACCCGTGCTTGTCTGTGGCCTGTGGAGACAAAACAAggcaaaaatatgttgtttttcttgaagCCACCACCATAATACACAAAGGTGGttataaattgtgttaataCACGTCATCTGTTTATTAGAGGTTGCAGAAAGCACACATTTAGGACAACATAGCAACTCTAGACAGGAAGCCAGAGCGGAAtggtaatttttatttaataatagcCCAGTCATTCTTGAGAGGTAAATATACAAGAATCTGTGTCAATAAAACACTGCCGACCCACACTCTTTAATTTATCAAAGTTTGAATCTTCTTTTGCAACAAGtattgatttacaaaaaaaagggatCAAGCTACAAATGCAACTTCTGGATTTAAAAGAACCTACAGGTCAGAAGTCAGATAGTCGacatcaaatttatttatatagcacttttaaaaaaaggttaaagctGCACTAAAGTGCCGTGACAATGCTTGGAAAAGGAAGCAGAAGAGAGCAGTCATTTTTCAGTGGTTAGAAAGTAGGCAAATTCATCCAAAACTGCATGAGATGCAGTCATAGCATCACTTACGTTGACATCTGCTCCTTTCTCAAGAAGGTACTCTACCACTTTTAGATGGCCAAAGTCTGCAGCGTAATGAAGAGGGTTCCTCCCATGCAGGGACTCATTTACATCTTCCGCCTGAAAACGAGGAACGGATGTTATTTGGCTTAGATCGTGAAACAGAAGCAAACCATTTACATTCAGCAATGTAGCAAGGCTCCATTGTACTTAATGGGGACTTTACCTGTTAATATTAAAGgcttatataaataaaaaacaggcaTTTCCATCCttcattttcctgctttgttgtttctgtaacTCCACCTAACTTTGCTTCCTACAGACAAACCAAACCCAACCATGAGAAGCTTCCTCTTTCCGTTACCCAACTAACCACACAGACATGAATCACTTGGTCCTCCGCGACAAAACCACTGAAGTGGGACATCTTTTGTTTGATTATTCTGTTGAAAATAAAGGCAAATAGGGCTACACTTAACAGAGATGCAATCTCTGTAAAATAATGTTGATTAATATCTGTCTATATAAGAGGTTCATAGTAAAGTGCCTGAGTGACAGTAGCCAGGGTTATTTCAGCTATCTGATTCAACTGAGACactaaaaaggtaaaaatacaTCTATTCAGATGCCAACGCAAGGTTTATTGTAAACCTTTGGTTTATGCACATTAGTGTGATTAACATTGGTCACAGTCAGTCAAACAATCCGttatgaagaggaaaaaaagcgTGAATAAGTCAAGACATCCAAACTTATCAGATCATGTTAAGTTAAAGTATGTGTGATTCACTGCTTTCTCATTGGAGAATTAAATCCTGGCTTTCCCAAACCGTAATACAAGTTAGGTCTTTGTCAGTGCTATAAATGTGATCTCTATCAACAGTGTTTTTATTGGAGAAAGTAACTTAAGTTGTTCTTGGCCTCATGTTTTCATTGGTGTGGGTGGACATGCAAGCAGGTtctaaaaaacagttttccagcAGCGGATGACATGCCAGCAGGTGCAACAGTTGTGGAATGGCTACAATCTGTGGGAACGCTTTAGggtttgttttgcataaaaaccTGTTCTGTTCTACGAGGTCAGAACTAAATTCCAAGAACCAGTGCCCGATTAGAAAAGTGGTGTTTCACCTCAAAGCACCACTTTTAGCAGACAGTGACTCTAAATTTGAGCTGGATAAGCCCACCGTCCTGCGGGGCGATAACTGGGATCCCCGCCCACCAACTTCAACAGTCGGGGTTTAGTGTTGGGCCCGTTTGGCTGATTAGCCCGCTAGCTTTTGGCTACACATTTAACAGCTCAGCAATCTCCTACAAACGTAACATACTTCCTAAGCCAGATCTGCTAAGTGCAAACAATGAACTCATTGGTGGTCCAGCACTATAAGTCAGTGCTATTGTTGGCTAGCAAAACCAACAGGTTGCTTCAAAGTAATTACCGTGTATGCTGGCCAAACTAAACATGGACCACACCGAAGCCTCGTCTCTATGTATCGTTTAACATATATGAACAATATTcagctattaaaaaaagaagaaaaagaaagaaaagtcaaagtacagacgctgtttgctagctagctagtcgGCTAGCAAGGCTACagagcctctttttttttttacttttcggCTGAAGCTCAGCTCAAAAATGACACTGACTTAACAGCCTTCTTACCGTTTTCAAAGCGCTTTTAACTTCGTTCACTTCACCGTTTTTCAATGCCCATATCACGTCAGCTGTGTCCATCTTTTCGTCCATCTTCTTGCCTACAGCACCTTCCTTGTTATGCAGTAAAAAGTTAGCTCGCTAGCGGGGGACTAACACTCTTCTGATCGCCGCTTTGACTAACCCCAAGGAAATGCTCTGAAAACAGAATTTCTTAAATACCCAGCGTTGAAACGTTTACTTAAGTGTGCTAACGCAAATGCTAACTACAGaagttctgaaagacaaaagTGGCAAAGAGGGATCCGCCTTTTTGCATACCAGAAATGTTTCCGACACCGTTACCCGGAAGGTAACAGCTGAGGTGGCCTTCAGGTGCGCAAGTTAAATTGAAAGCTTCGCAAGTTTCTCACAAATTTCTCGAATCCCATTTGCCTAAATGACGTTTTCTGTAACAATAACATATTTTGGTCACGTTTGAAAcacataaagtcataaaatattaaatacatgCTTGACATAGCTATTCCAATACGCGACACATGCAAAAGAGCCGCAAATTCCGATGTGGTTTGAAAGCATTTGAACATTTCAGAGCTCTAATTTCGTAATGTCCAGTATGAAGGCTGTGTCGTAAAACTATACTTTTTTGTTCTGCAAAATTTCACTGtttaatataagaaaaaataacgagcaacatgttttaaccctataataaaatttaaaaatagtttccGCAAGGCTTAATGGAGAGACACGCCGCTCAGACCACAGTTTCCCATTATCTTTAAATAGCAGAGTTAACATCTCTTGACTCACTTCCTTTATTTAATCTAGGTTGCTGCTGTCGTCAGGTTTCATCAGAATTCATACTGACATTTCAGGTTTGCTCAATCAAATGTATTTCTTcacaatacatttattttcaagttatcaaaaacaaaactgtattaAATACCAGATAAAtataaagggggaaaaaaaagacaatggtGAATTTGTGACTTCACATACATTTGTGCTTTCAGAACTAAAGCTACAACTACCGGTTTGCTTTAAACCAGTATAATGCTGCTGCAAGAAGCATCTTAGTTTCTCTTCCATATTATTGGGTCACAATTTTTAATCATGCTAATATTGATTGAAAAATTagatacatttttccaaataatgtaTCATTATTTGGCccttttgtgaaaaacaaaaaaatcttaataaattattgttCAGTTTAAATCCAAAGATACTTTATTTACgcaaaagggaaattaaatgttcaacTGGGTTTTGGGGCTGtagttcagaatttttttttgatatgCTGATCAGCTCCTCCCAGCCTTGTTGCCGTGGTTACACATAATAACAACCatacaaaagttaaaaaagtaaGAGCAAAACTCCCTCCAGTTGCACAGCATTGGAAACCGGAATATTTACCCaggaaaagtgtgaaaaaggtcaataaaaagaataaatcataaCTGATGTAACAGAGGTATTTTAACCCGCTGCCATCATAAGTGGCGCAAGATCAGCGCAAAACTGTTCACAAGATTAACCTTCTTCAATGACATTGGTCGTATTTtgaacaaattattatttttttatttggaaatttttaaattaaatgtttctaattCTAAATAAGAATGCAAAACAAgttgaaattgtatttattttactggaattatttgaggtctgagcAGCTTCTGCACTGGTGATttcaatgaaacatttatttatatgtgataaataaatgtgctcaaatTATAGGCTGTTGttcaatgatttttttcagagtgAGATGAatttatctgaaaacattttcaccaaagcTACTGAAGGtggtttgctgttttctttgtttctttaagcCACCGCAGAAGTTATTTCTCTGAGGAACCATGGCAGTTTTCTGGAAAAGCCATGTCTGTAGACTTACAGGGCATTaaggcagttttattttattttttatttacacttggACACAAAGAGTTTTCTGAAATATCGGAATGTATAAATGGAAAGGTGCACGATGAAATgccaaaattcagattttataaaTCTCTTACAATGCTGAGAGAACAGACATAAAGGGAGGTGAATTGTTTTGCATCCGACATTCAATACAGAATCTGgacattcacaaaaaaagaaaggaagacaatttattagttttaacatctcacattttctttcatttaagtCTACAATATAAACACTATAAATGAATGGTGTTGCTCCTCCAGTGTGAAGAAGAAATCCCATTTTTACAAGAGGATCATGGTGTAATCCGGACATTTTCTCCTCCTTGATCCCTCTGAAATGAAATCTTTAGAGCCTGCCGGTGAACGTACACCGCAAACTCAACAAGAGCAGTAAAGCATCTGTACCAATATGTGCAGGAAAGATAGAGACAGCCTCATGAAAGGAGTGACTGATGGTGTTTTAGCGGTTCATGGCTTGTGCATCGTAATTTTCAAGGCGCTGAAGGAACCAAAGCGCTCAGCGCAGCAGATGATGGCAGCGTTCACCACGAGGGCCGTATCTCTTGTCAAATGTGCCAGGTAAAGAGCTGCCCAGTCAGACTGTGATGCAATAAATaagcagcagagagaaactTCGTAAGACGAGGaggaataaaatctttatttaacccCGGTGCGTAAAGATCAAGGGCAGCGCGCCTCGGTCTTCTTTTTTCATAGATAATAACTGTAAACCACTTCTACTTCTACAGGCTGAAATACAGGAGATGACAAAAAGTTGTTGTGCACGATCAGAACGCAAAATCAGCAGAacatgtatataaaaaaaacaattctaatGGATATATAATAGATAACACTCTGACAAATGACGAGGAGAATAAAAATGCTACTGATGACATTCAAGAGCTCTCCTGTCCTCTTCTGAGCAGCTTCACATGCAGGTATTAGAGCCGGGCAGCTGAACTGCATGCAGGTATTAATCTCTTCACTGTAAGTGTAAGGAATTCTCCGGCTTGTTGCAGATTTTACGCCCAACTGGTCGTAGGGGTAAAAATGATTACCGGCCAGCTTGTTATGCTAATGAGGCATATATAGGTACTCAAAGGCTTATTGACATTGGAATCAACCGCAGCTCAATAAAGTGCTGAGCATTTCATGGCGTACTCTCAAAGTGACACCTGACTGAAACTTTAAAGGACAACTGACAACAGGAAGAGTGAATAAATGACGTTGCAAATATTACATTGAGAAAATAAAGTCCCTCTGAAATGTATTCacactcaaatgtttttttttagtttttttttttacaaaaaataatttaagtgtCAAAGTGAATGAGACGGTTTTTCAAACTAAGTCAACTAAATAACATGAAATAagtgattgcataaatattcaacCCCTTTAAAATGGCTGACCTACTTCAGCAGAGGTCCAGCCAAGTGGTACtagaactggttctggttctgctctgcatccccagaaccagatgTGGGggagcagctttcagcttctatgtgccacagatctggaacaacaATCTGATGTGTAATGATGGCACTTCACAAAGtatattgttttaattgttctactgtgtgtttttatgatgcaaagcacaaatttgattgataaaagTGTCACAAAGACTGAATTGGAGGTCACCTGAGTTCAGTGAGTGTGTCTCTTGTGGTATAAAGACACCTGTATCTGGAAAGTCTATTCACTGGTTTATATTTAATACTATCTActaatacaaaatgaaaataagagaaCACTCCAAGTAAGGAaagattattcaaataattaaataacagTTCCAAGGGGAACTGTAAAAATTACTAAGCATGTCtttcaaatttttataaaatattatacCTCTTAATCATTCTGAAATTTGAACGAGCGAGAtaatgactaataaaaaaaaaagttcatgatAACTTTCCATAGTTCTATGAACTCTATTATCATTGACAGctcaaagtatttaaaataagtttgaagTCAATGATGCATTGACTGTGCAGATACGTTTTGGTATAACTACATAATATTCAGCCTGCACATAACCTCTGCAGTAAGTCAATTAGAGCTTTCTTCATGTTTCATAAGAATTTTATCAGATCATTCTCTTTTGTTCTGGGGATTAGAAATGGtgctttaaagtttaaagggtACATTTGGAGTTAATGACCAGGCATGAGTGAGTGAGGAATATCAAACAGGGAATGAAAAGGACTTTGTCTAACCCAACCCTCAAGTAATTCTActtaagcttttttaaaaaaaaaattaggatatatatttttcacttcACTGCATTGGTGAAGATcttaaatttaagattaaaatcttaaatgagCGCAGCACACCTTGGCCACACTGCACACTTATTCTACGTTGAGATTgaattcaataatttatttttcttttatttatgtgacCTGGTCATTTAACAGCAGTACTGCACTATTGTCCTCTTATAGTTAAAGTAATTGGAGTCATAATATTTATGTGGTTTTTCATTAAATTGATCTTCATCTCTGCATCTTTTCCCAAAACTTGGCTAGTCTAAATCAGCTCTAAGCTTCTATTCATAATGTGtcatttttccaaacaaaaagtTACATCTTAATCTTCATGCATTCGCTCTACACGTCTCTCGAGACCATCCCATTTGAAGTTGCACTGAAGGATAATCGATATCCTGAAGCGGCTTAATCCGTCAGTCTCAGTAGGACTGCCATAGTTAAATATAACGTAATTAATGTGCCAAAGTGAAGCAGAGACACAAGCCCAGCATAATCTTAGGAGCACACTGAGATCTCTCCAAATGTCAAATGTCTGTTATGCTCTTTACCTACCAATATGGTGAGTAACCTATACAGTCAGTGACAGACTGAAACCCCCCGTCACCGATCTGCTCCTATCAACATGTCTGTATAAACTCACACTTCTGAAATAGCTCGCATGTTCCTTCAGAGTGAAAGCTGTGCCTGTTTGTAAGAGCCAAGCTGTTGTTCAAGGTGAATATTTATGCCACTGTTCAAAAACACTTGAAGAGACAGAAAGGCTGAAGGCAGCAGTAGCACATATTAATGTTAAATGAAGCATTGAGCTTCTTATAGAAGAAAAGCGTAGTTTGCCCAGCATTGCACGAACGCAGGTGTCGCGCTATGGTGACGTTGTTAAACTtgaaagatgagaaaaacaggTTCATGGTTTCAAAGTTACAATAGAAAGACGGAAACTGTTGTTTGTGGTAATGTTTCCAGTTAATTTAACTTGAAAGataactgaaaagaaaacttaagtgtttttttttgcaacacagACAGAATAAACATAGAaactgttatatatatatatatatatatatatatttacccAGCACTGTAGGTAATTTctagtttcattttataaacTATCCATGTCCAGCctttgaagatatttttgtCAAACAGGTTCATTGTAAAGACAGATTTAGAAAAGTTCAACATCCCTCCTTCAGCctcatttctctgttttagCTGTAATCTTGTTCTTATACGTTCTCTGATGCATCACAGATTTaatgcaaaagcagagttagaAATGAAAGCAATTTCTGTGACTATGCAGTGACATGTCACCCATGATTGATTTAGACCTCCAACCTTTCAATCACAGCTGGCCTGTTGATCTCTGATATTGCACATGGGGAAAATCTAGCAGCTAAAAAAGGAATGAATGATGATAGAAAGGAGAAGCATCATCTGGTGTTTCAACTTTGTAATGTAAAAACTTTAGATGTTGGGAACTACAactacagtgccttgcagaGGTTTTCATaaatcttaagttttttttaaaaatcttgtcACAAACTTCTGTATATTTAATTGgatcaacacaaagaaaagcCTAACTGAAGCTTTTATATAAGGAAAAGGGGTTGATTACTTAtgcatatttaattattaaactatttctaattttctttaagtttaTACCATGTTGTACGAGTctataaaatgcaataaaatccattaaagtTTGTCATTCTGctgtgacaaaatgcaacatatttCAGTGTACATTAAAGAAAAGTAATCAAACCCACAACTATAGCTTAAAGTTAGAGAGcataatgttgaaataaatcaattctcTTTGAATGTTTGAGGCAAAATAATATTATGTAATGAGGGAGTTGACAGAtaactggtaaaataaaaaaatgcacgAAAACAggcttcagatttttctttgtttccttccGCTTCACAAAATTGTGCTGCTTTATGCTTCTCAACAACCTTAAATAACACAACACACTGAAGCTGAACGTTGTAACATATGAAACAGCTTAAGAGACTTTTTAGCAAATTGTTGTAAAGAGGATTTTGCATGGAAATATGTGCATATTGAAAAGCTTCTAGAAGGTATCAGTAACAGGATAAACGGGAGTGGAGAATCATCCTGACAATCTGAAGCACTAAGGAGTGTTTCAGATGATACATATACAGCTTTAAACATCTTATTTACTTATCGGATGAGTCCAGATGGGGTTTTGGGggtttaaccctttcatgcatgaattatgatcctttgtgtcaggatttttttccaattttttttattttcttaaggcatacaaaaaggtaggaaaaaaatatgtaaaacaaactttaaaaaaaatttttttaggtgatcaattgtaattttctctaaatataaagttatttaaaaatacatcagtattATTGCTCTTTAGGGGttttatctgatgtcacaatatttgttttacctGCAGGAGTCGGTTGGTTGcctttttgtctgtcggccatattggatttaacaaaaataatttcttgcatttgcagctgatgaccagtagttgatagtgtattttatgatgcattagtgtccacctcagtggtctgtgtgcatttataacataaaaatccaccaGAAGCACAAGAAAGCTGTCCACTGTAGCACCCTGCACTACCAGCCTGCAGAAGTCAGGCCAGGGATGCTGGCATCCTAAACGGTTGTGTAGGTTTAAGGTAATAAACCTGGCAGAGGACCGGACCAAATGAAAGCAGAAGCACTTTGACCAGAACCGTTCAGCAGTCACTGCTGGCCGGCGTGGGCTTCCAGGTGCAGAGTCAGGAAGACATCACTGTGTCCGAAAATTTGCTTTTCTTGGAGACCAAGATCATTGCAATAATTCCCAGATGCTTACGACCTCTAATAAATTGAGTAGAAACAGCCGTCGCTGTCCATTGTTCATCCGTTTCCCGCTCCGTCATCCGACCCCCACTTCTATTAGGCAGCGCTCCGTCCCATCATCCGTCACTCTAAGGTGTTGTCCACTACTGGCTGCCCTTGATCACCCCTGACTAGCCTTGTCTGGAGGCCCGTGCTTTGCGTAGTCGATGCGAGTCCTGATAGGATGTGACAACTTTATTAAGCACAAATCAGGCGGCTGCATTTCCATTCTCTGCTGGACGTGTGGGCGATGTACACCTCAAGCTGTGGTTTTCATCCCAGCAGGAGACTCTGGTTCTCTTTTTATCTCTCTTCCTTCATTCGTGACCCTCAGATCTTTGAGATTATCAGTCCCTACCCTCGGCTATCTACCACACAATCCTTCAGAGGACACAGGGTGGCTGAGAGGCTTGTAGGTATGACCCGGGGGGGCAGCACGTTTTATGAATAATGCGAGTCTTTTCTTCAGCTTTCATGTGAAGGTGCTCATAAACCAGTTTGAAATATACACTAACAAGATTTCATCactgtttttcacagtttgaagTTTCAAGTGAGGTGGTAGTGTCATGTTATGCGTGTGCTTTGGTCCAGGAGTGAGAGAAgtacttcataaaaaatattcaatcatGGGGAAGGAACATTATATATCATGTAGGAAGCCTGGTCCTTTAAATGGACAGTGACTCAAATAACACCACCAAATTAGCAGCTTAAGGACAAAAAAAGGTCAATGCTTCGGAGTAGCAATCACAAAGGTCTCATCCAAATGTGAAAGTTCGAGAGCAGGCAAACAAAAAAGCCAGCTCAACTAGTTGCTACAGAACTGCTAACAGAATTGGTGAAACTGgctttttttgggttttttgttttcctgctctcGAACTTTTACATTTGGATCAGGGATTTGTGATTGCTACTCCGAAACATCAACTTTGTTTGTCCTTAAGCTGCTAATCTGGTGTATTATTTGAAACATTGTCCATCAGAGGACCAATTCTTGCTCTTCTTCCTATGTGTGTGCGCTCAACTCTAGCTCTTCTAGTCCTCATGTATGGAAAGCCAAGAGGCAAAGTACAATTTTTAACACGCAAACAAATGTGTTTACAACTTAAAGCCTATTGCAGACATTTGAACTTAATCTCATCAAAGTAGCTGATCAATGAAGAAGCAATCAACCTGcaaatcaaaatgtcaaacagcgtcaaaatgaaaatgcaaaaggaAGTTGATTAAATTATATCAATTATAGacagtaagatatttgcatttacAGTCCACAATGACGATCACCCTTCAGCcaattgtacatttttgaaaaccaggTCAAAATCAACCCATATAAATGAGTCAAATATTGAGTCAAAACTATGCAAGAACCCTGCTGTCGGTcacaaaaatcatttcaaaaggTTTAAATAACCTTAAATGGAGTAAATGTCTACATTTCTGAATGTATGTATAACTTTTTGCCTGTGTGGGccagagggggaaaaacaacATTGAAGTCGTTTGTTTTATCCTCCTTATATCCTTGGAAGAAAGATGTCAATAAAGTATAGTAACCATTGGAGCAAAAAATTGGAACacttaaaaagttttcacaGAGCCCTCTGACCACGGTGTGTTTTTA
This region includes:
- the mtpn gene encoding myotrophin, which codes for MDEKMDTADVIWALKNGEVNEVKSALKTAEDVNESLHGRNPLHYAADFGHLKVVEYLLEKGADVNATDKHGLTPLICACFEGHCDCVKILLEKGADRNIKTNDGLSAFDCDIAAVLELLKPPKTK